Genomic segment of Candidatus Polarisedimenticolia bacterium:
CGTCCCCGCGGCGCGCCAGGTAGAGGGAGGCGGCGCGGGCGATCCGGCCGCGCTTCCGGCCGTCGACCGCCTCGGCGGGGCGCCCGCAGGCCAGAGAGGAACGCGCCTTGACCTCGACGAAAACCAGGGTGTCCCCGTCCCACGCGATGAGGTCGATCTCGCCGGCACGCGTCCTGAAGCGGCGCTCCAGGATGACGAAGCCGAGCGACAGGAGGTGCCGGGCGGCCACCTCCTCCCCCCGTTGTCCCAGGCCGGTGTGGCCGGAGGCTCCGACCCGGCGGGCCGGTCCGTCGTCATAGGGTGGCCGGTCCTCAGCCAGGCGGCCGAAGGACGCGATCACAGGTCGTCCTCTTCGACGTCCGGTTCGTCCTCCGGGCCCGATCCACTCCCCGGCCCGTCCACGTCCGGTCGCGGCGGCCGGCGTCCGACATCGGGCCGGCGCCCCGGCTCGGGGCGGCGCTCCGCGCCCCGGCCGGCCGCCTCCCGGAGACGGCGTTGCATGACCCTGTGAAGTCGCTCTTCGAAGAACACCAGTCGCGCCTGCTGCCGCCGGGTCAGGCCATCGTCCAGGGCGCTCCGGAGCTGTCCCTCGCGGCGCCGGAAATCCTCCTCTCCGGCCCGGACCTCCCGGAGCGCTTTGTCGATTTCCTGATCGGAGGCTGTCTCGTCGACGAGAAGCGCCCGCAGCCGTCCGAGGGCCGAGCGCCGCGCGGCGGCGTGCTCGCGGCGCGCCTGCATCAGCTCCTCGAAGCGGGGGATGGCGACCGCTTCCTGGGCCTCCGTCAGGTGCAGCGCCCGGCTCAGGCGCGCGATCACCATCTGTTCCATGGCCTGGCGCATCTCTTCCGGGCGCTCCGGGCCGCCGGGGGCGCGGCGCGACCCGGGAGGTCGTCCCTCCGGCCCCGCCGCGCCGACCGATATCAATGCGAGCAGGACGAGACAGACCGCATGTCCGAACCGGACTCCGTTCATCGAGTTCCAGCCTCCTTTTTCCATGGGCCGGCTAGCCGTGCCCATCCAGCAGCTCCTCGACCAGCAGTGGGCCTTCGTCCGGCGGGACCCGGCCGAGGGCGTCCGCCGCATCGGGCGTGTCCAGCGGGGCGATTTCGTCCAGCAGGGCATTCAAGTCGGACAGGTCCTGATCGCGGGCCGGCGCCTCGTTCAGGAGCTCCGCCAGGCGGGCATCGGCCTCGGCCACCGGCAGGGCCCGCGGCGTGACCGTGACCGCCGCCTGCTCTCCGCCCGAGAGTTCCCGCGGGACGGATGGAAGGCGGACCTGGAAGATGGCGAGCCCCGCGACCGCGACGGCCAATGCGGCCGCCACAGCCGCCAGGCGCAGGAGGCTCCGGCGCCGCGCGGAGGCCGCGATGCGCGCGCGGAGACGCGATCCGAACGACCCCCAGTAGAGCGGGCCCGGGTCCGGCCCTTCGTCGTGCTCCAGGAGTGCGAGCGCCTCCCGGAGGCGTCCGGCCTCGGCCGCGCAGCCGGTGCAGGCGCCCAGGTGCGCCTCGAGCTCGCGGCGGGGCTCCGGATCGAGCTCGCCGGCGATCCACTGCGCGATCCGATCATGGACTGCGTCGCACGCCGGCATCGTCAGGCTCCCTCTCCCTGGCCGCCGCTCAAGGGAGCCAGGCGGCCTCGGAGGCTCCGCACCGCCTGAAAGAACGTCGCCTTGGCGGTGCCGATCGAGATCCCGGCGATCTGGGCAATCTCGGTGAACTTCATCCCCTCGTACACCTTCAGGAGCAGGACCTGCCTCTGGCGCGGCGGCAGGTCCCCCACCGCCTGCCGGACCTGGCTCTTGAGGGCGGCCTCGGGCCCCGCGGCGCCGCACGGCATCGCGAGGGCGTCCTGAAGGGGGACCGTCGCGCGTCGCGATCGGCGGGCCCTGAGGGCCAGGTTGATGGCGATACGGGTGATCCAGGTGCGGAACGACGCCTCCCCCCTGAAGCCGCGGAGCGACCTGTAGGCCCTCAAGAAAGCCTCCTGCGACACATCGTCCGCCTCCTCGTGGCTCCCCAGGAACCTGTACGCGATGCGGTAGATCGCGACGCGGTGGCGCTCGACCAGAAGGTCGAAGGCCCGCTCGTCCCCCTGGAGGAAGCGCGCCACCAGCACGTCGTCACTGTCCCGAAGGTCCGGGTCAGCCTGCATCGCCTCCTCTGGTTCTTAGACCCAGCCCGGGGGCGGCGGGTTTAGCCGGGATGGGGGTGGAGCGCCCCGTTTTCAGGCGCCCTTGCGCTTCCAGCGCACTCCCTGCGGGGTGTCTTCGAGGACGATTCCGCGTCCCAGGAGCTCGTCGCGGATCCGATCGGCCTCGGCGAAGTCCCGGCGGGCACGGGCCTCGGCGCGCCGGCGGATGGCGGCCTCGATGTCGGCTTCGAGGTCCACGCGCTGTCCGGGGCGGATGCCGAAGACGCTCGTGAAGTCCGCGAGGACACCGCGCACGGCATCCAGGTCCTGGCGGCCGATCCTCCCCGAATCGAGCGCCGTGTGGGTCTCGCGGACCAGCTCGAACAGGTGCCCGAGGGCCCCCGCCGTGTTGAGGTCCGAGTCGAGATCCTCGAGCATGCCCCGGTGCCTCTCCCGTGCCGTCGCCGCCAGCCCCCCTTCGGGCCCTTCCAGGGCCGGGGCGACCTCGTCGAGTCTCAGGGCGAGGTCGTCCAGCCGCGCGAGGGCGGCCCGGGCCTGCGAGAGCCCCTCGAGCGTGAAGTTGAGCGGCTTCCGGTAGTGGACCGAGAGAAGCATGAAGCGGATCGCCCGCAAATCGTAGCCGCGCTCCGCCAGGTCGCGCAGGGTGAAGAAGTTGCCCTTCGACTTGGACATCTTCTCCCCGTCCACGATCAGGTGGGCGGCGTGCATCCAGTAGCGCACGAACGGCTTGCCGGTGGCCGCCTCGCTCTGCGCGATCTCGTTCTCGTGATGCGGGAAGATGTTGTCCACGCCCCCGGTGTGGATGTCGAAGGTCTCGCCCAGGAGCTGCATCGACATGGCAGAGCATTCCATGTGCCAGCCGGGGCGTCCCGGGCCGAGCTCCGTCTCCCAGAACGGCTCGCCGTCCCGGGGGGCCTTCCAGACGGCGAAATCGCGCGGGTTGTCCTTGTCGTACTCGTCCGAATCGATGCGCGCCTGGCCGGCCCCCGCGGCCGCGTCCAGGTGGGACAGCCTTCCATACTGGGGAAAGGTGGAGATCCTGAAGTAGAACGACCCGCGGCTCTCGTACACGTGCCCCTTCTCCAGGAGCCTCTGCGCGAGGCGCACCATCTGCGGGATGTAGGCGGTGGCCCTCGGATAGTGCTCCGCCCGCTCGATGCCCAGGGCATCCAGGTCCTCGAAGAAGGCGTCGATGTACTTCTTCGTGTACTCCTCCAGGGAGAGGCTGGCCGCGCGCGCGTTGGCGATCGTCTTGTCGTCCACGTCCGTCAGGTTCATCACCTGCGTCACGCGGTAGCCCCGCAGCTTGAGATGCCTCCGGAGCAGGTCCTCCCAGAGGTAGGTCCTGAAATTGCCGATGTGCGCGAAGTCGTAGACCGTCGGGCCGCAGGTGTACAGACGAACCTCTCCGGGATGGAGGGGCTCGAACGCCTGCTCCCGGCGCGTCAGCGTGTTGTAGAAGAGAAGGGCCATCCGGGCGCAGCCGTCCCTCGCGGGTGGCGTGCGCCCGCGATCTAGAACTGGAACTCGATTCCGGCCTGGAAGCGGCGCCCGAAGTCGCGATCCGCGTCGAGCTGCAGATTGCCGCTCCGGTTGGGCGACGCGGGCTCGTACGTGTTGATGGTCAGGAAGTCCTTGTTCAGCAGGTTCTCGACCGTGAAGTTCACCTTGGCGTTCAACTTGCCGAGCACGAACGATTTGCGCGCCAGCAGGTCGATGGTGAAGATCGGATCGTTTCGATGATCGTTCCGGCGCAGGATCCTGAAGTTCCGATCCCCGTGCACGTCGGGCTCATCGGGCACGTAGCCGTACAGGAGGCGGAACTGCGGGTAGTCGAAGTTATTGAGCGCCAGGAAGTTGCTCACGATCGAGTAGGGCAGGCCCGAACTCCAGTTGATCGTCGTGCCGACCTGCCAGTCCTTCGGCAGGTAGGTGCTCGCGTTGAGTTTGATCACGTGCCGGAGATCGTCCGCGGCGTACGAGAACTCCTGGCCGACCGTGGCCGGATCGTCGCCGAGCGACGAGTCGAAGCTCTCCGCCTGGGCGCGGTTCCGCGAGTACGTATAGGACGCGTCCATCTGCCACTTCCTGCTCAACCGCTTGGTCAGCTGGATCTCGACGCCGCTATAGGTGGATCGATTGATGTTGCCGACCCGGAAGATCTGGTTGAAGAAGAAATTGTGGATGTACAGGTCCGGCTTGTTGTCGGGGGAGCGAGTGGACGCACTCTGGTTCGCGCTGCCCGGCAGCAGGATGCCGAGAGTGTCCAGGGGAGAAAAGCCATCGGACATGCAGCATCGGATGGAGTGATTGATGTCCCGATCCTGCAGCTGATCGCGGTACCGCTTGTTGATGTA
This window contains:
- a CDS encoding RNA polymerase sigma factor, producing the protein MQADPDLRDSDDVLVARFLQGDERAFDLLVERHRVAIYRIAYRFLGSHEEADDVSQEAFLRAYRSLRGFRGEASFRTWITRIAINLALRARRSRRATVPLQDALAMPCGAAGPEAALKSQVRQAVGDLPPRQRQVLLLKVYEGMKFTEIAQIAGISIGTAKATFFQAVRSLRGRLAPLSGGQGEGA
- a CDS encoding YraN family protein, which produces MIASFGRLAEDRPPYDDGPARRVGASGHTGLGQRGEEVAARHLLSLGFVILERRFRTRAGEIDLIAWDGDTLVFVEVKARSSLACGRPAEAVDGRKRGRIARAASLYLARRGDGEAPCRFDVVEVLEEPGSPARVRLIRNAFEA
- a CDS encoding zf-HC2 domain-containing protein; amino-acid sequence: MPACDAVHDRIAQWIAGELDPEPRRELEAHLGACTGCAAEAGRLREALALLEHDEGPDPGPLYWGSFGSRLRARIAASARRRSLLRLAAVAAALAVAVAGLAIFQVRLPSVPRELSGGEQAAVTVTPRALPVAEADARLAELLNEAPARDQDLSDLNALLDEIAPLDTPDAADALGRVPPDEGPLLVEELLDGHG
- the cysS gene encoding cysteine--tRNA ligase, with amino-acid sequence MALLFYNTLTRREQAFEPLHPGEVRLYTCGPTVYDFAHIGNFRTYLWEDLLRRHLKLRGYRVTQVMNLTDVDDKTIANARAASLSLEEYTKKYIDAFFEDLDALGIERAEHYPRATAYIPQMVRLAQRLLEKGHVYESRGSFYFRISTFPQYGRLSHLDAAAGAGQARIDSDEYDKDNPRDFAVWKAPRDGEPFWETELGPGRPGWHMECSAMSMQLLGETFDIHTGGVDNIFPHHENEIAQSEAATGKPFVRYWMHAAHLIVDGEKMSKSKGNFFTLRDLAERGYDLRAIRFMLLSVHYRKPLNFTLEGLSQARAALARLDDLALRLDEVAPALEGPEGGLAATARERHRGMLEDLDSDLNTAGALGHLFELVRETHTALDSGRIGRQDLDAVRGVLADFTSVFGIRPGQRVDLEADIEAAIRRRAEARARRDFAEADRIRDELLGRGIVLEDTPQGVRWKRKGA